A part of Mycobacterium sp. SMC-4 genomic DNA contains:
- a CDS encoding type VII secretion target has protein sequence MSSTQKISLDPQAAAALADRYDRYAEELEQYVASTQPDMAQLSTQLGPIYAAFIQAKAFETTERALGYERVIAQYRAHAQKLRNHRSGFEMADDDTARAIDAAVQI, from the coding sequence ATGAGCAGCACCCAGAAGATCAGCTTGGACCCCCAGGCTGCGGCAGCGCTGGCTGACCGCTACGACCGCTACGCCGAGGAGTTGGAGCAGTACGTGGCCTCGACCCAACCCGATATGGCGCAACTGAGCACCCAGTTGGGGCCGATCTATGCGGCGTTCATTCAGGCCAAGGCGTTCGAGACGACCGAGCGTGCCCTCGGCTACGAGCGGGTCATCGCTCAATACCGCGCTCACGCGCAGAAGTTGCGCAACCACCGCAGTGGGTTTGAGATGGCCGACGACGACACCGCCCGCGCTATCGACGCAGCAGTACAAATCTGA
- a CDS encoding PPE domain-containing protein, which yields MVDISFDPTALVAHGRDLADDAASHPPSCTGCQPAAPDEVSTAVAASFTAWATTLELLVAQSVAHRVAGGLAVSATGVGLDQGDSEAAAVIASYGQAPQSSPAPVLPTAGTQTPPLPVAPAVPAVPAAMPAETWASFIHGGPGSEPLRTLATQFRTAASELEKQAGETERAARGVDANWNNGDQPAGRNLATHASWLTDAASYAKTLATSADSAANTVDNARTATPTPETFQTLRREYQAALQKFNASAGTVSEPLVIAKTNMSTAQAEALAAQTSYATAANVDTGTVPAPPPAPPPIVGEAPGGENPEQPKESTDEADDQQQDDQPEQIEKITEGPAANKAGTDGDSAMNAETDSSAPSPGEVAALDGASPSDPAAASRAMAPASDATAGTAGAVLGSILGTVGQAASGMMPGGGGGSPLSALSGLSSIPGMGGLPGTGGTDMGTPQDMGFDDLSPDEWGTTPASSGGGGGAGGLPAGGPSSSVSAAAPGAGVPAPAATAPPPSAGAAATGRVGGPMGGMIPPMMGGMGANNSGERDTDLHPDKRVVHREHVNTEPVFGELEQVRKRPGRRKSTKTQEETDGDTD from the coding sequence ATGGTTGACATTTCGTTCGATCCCACCGCCCTGGTTGCCCACGGCCGCGACCTGGCCGATGACGCGGCCAGCCATCCTCCGTCGTGCACGGGCTGCCAGCCAGCAGCCCCCGACGAAGTGTCGACGGCGGTGGCCGCCTCGTTTACTGCGTGGGCCACAACGTTGGAGTTGCTCGTCGCCCAGTCGGTGGCACACCGGGTGGCCGGCGGGCTGGCAGTCTCGGCGACCGGTGTGGGGCTAGATCAAGGCGACTCCGAGGCCGCCGCGGTGATTGCCAGCTATGGGCAGGCACCGCAATCCTCGCCAGCTCCCGTGCTTCCCACCGCCGGTACACAAACACCACCGCTTCCGGTGGCTCCTGCGGTGCCTGCGGTTCCGGCAGCGATGCCAGCAGAAACATGGGCGTCATTCATCCATGGCGGCCCGGGCTCGGAGCCACTACGAACGTTGGCCACCCAGTTCCGCACCGCCGCAAGCGAGTTAGAGAAGCAAGCCGGCGAAACCGAACGGGCCGCACGAGGTGTCGATGCGAACTGGAACAACGGGGATCAACCGGCCGGGCGCAATCTCGCTACTCATGCGTCGTGGCTGACCGATGCGGCAAGCTACGCCAAAACGCTGGCTACATCGGCAGACTCGGCGGCGAACACCGTCGATAACGCCAGGACCGCGACACCGACACCGGAGACATTTCAGACACTGCGCCGCGAGTACCAGGCAGCCCTGCAAAAGTTCAATGCCAGCGCTGGAACCGTCAGTGAACCGTTGGTCATCGCGAAGACCAACATGTCCACAGCGCAGGCTGAAGCCCTGGCCGCACAGACCAGCTATGCCACGGCAGCCAATGTCGATACGGGCACCGTTCCCGCGCCACCGCCCGCACCACCGCCGATCGTTGGAGAAGCACCGGGGGGCGAAAACCCCGAGCAGCCCAAAGAGTCCACTGACGAAGCCGACGATCAGCAGCAGGACGACCAGCCAGAACAGATCGAGAAGATCACGGAAGGTCCCGCGGCCAACAAGGCAGGGACCGACGGCGACTCGGCCATGAACGCCGAAACCGATTCGTCTGCGCCCTCACCAGGAGAAGTCGCCGCCCTGGACGGTGCATCTCCCAGCGATCCGGCCGCGGCTAGCCGCGCGATGGCGCCGGCTTCCGATGCCACCGCCGGGACCGCCGGTGCGGTCCTGGGCAGCATCCTGGGCACGGTGGGACAAGCGGCGTCGGGCATGATGCCCGGCGGCGGGGGAGGGTCCCCGTTATCGGCGCTGTCAGGACTTTCAAGTATTCCGGGCATGGGAGGCCTCCCTGGTACCGGTGGCACAGACATGGGGACCCCGCAGGACATGGGCTTTGATGATCTCAGCCCCGACGAATGGGGCACGACGCCGGCCAGCAGCGGCGGGGGAGGTGGCGCGGGCGGGCTGCCCGCCGGCGGTCCGTCAAGCTCAGTGTCGGCCGCGGCACCCGGTGCAGGCGTTCCTGCCCCCGCTGCCACCGCCCCGCCCCCCTCAGCAGGAGCAGCGGCGACAGGCCGCGTTGGCGGGCCGATGGGCGGCATGATCCCGCCGATGATGGGCGGCATGGGCGCCAACAACTCTGGCGAGCGAGATACAGACCTGCACCCCGACAAGCGTGTCGTACATCGCGAACACGTCAACACTGAACCGGTGTTCGGGGAGTTGGAACAAGTGCGGAAGCGTCCTGGGCGGCGGAAGTCGACCAAGACTCAGGAGGAGACCGATGGCGACACCGATTAA